Proteins encoded in a region of the Geobacillus genomosp. 3 genome:
- the katG gene encoding catalase/peroxidase HPI: MENQNRPNAAQCPFHGSITNQSSNRTTNKDWWPNQLNVSILHQHDRKTNPHDEEFNYAEEFQKLDYWALKEDLRKLMTESQDWWPADYGHYGPLFIRMAWHSAGTYRIGDGRGGASTGTQRFAPLNSWPDNANLDKARRLLWPIKKKYGNKISWADLMVLAGNVAIESMGGKTVGFGGGREDVWHPEEDIYWGAEKEWLASERYSGDRELENPLAAVQMGLIYVNPEGPDGKPDPKAAARDIRETFRRMGMTDEETVALIAGGHTFGKAHGAGPASHVGPEPEAAPIEAQGLGWISSYGKGKGRDTITSGIEGAWTPTPTQWDMSYFDMLFGYDWWLTKSPAGAWQWMAVDPDEKDLAPDVEDPSKKVPTMMMTTDLALRFDPEFEKIARRFHENPDEFADAFARAWFKLTHRDMGPKTRYLGPEVPKEDFIWQDPIPTVDYELTDAEIEEIKAKILNSGLTVSELVKTAWAAASTFRNSDKRGGANGARIRLAPQKDWEVNEPERLAKVLAVYEDIQRELPKNVSIADLIVLGGSAAVEKAARDAGFDVKVPFIPGRGDATQEQTDVDSFAVLEPFADGFRNYQKQAYSVPPEELLVDKAQLLGLTAPEMTVLIGGLRVLGANYRDLPHGVFTDRIGVLTNDFFVNLVDMNYEWVPTEGGIYEIRDRQTGEVRWTATRVDLIFGANSILRSYAELYAQDDNQEKFVRDFINAWVKVMNADRFDIHLKQAKESVTI, from the coding sequence ATGGAAAATCAAAATCGTCCCAACGCAGCTCAATGTCCGTTTCATGGAAGCATCACGAATCAATCTTCGAATCGGACGACGAACAAAGACTGGTGGCCGAATCAATTGAATGTAAGCATTCTCCACCAACACGACCGGAAAACGAATCCTCATGATGAAGAATTCAACTACGCTGAGGAGTTTCAAAAGCTCGACTACTGGGCGTTAAAAGAAGACTTGCGCAAACTGATGACGGAAAGCCAAGACTGGTGGCCGGCTGATTATGGCCACTACGGACCGCTGTTCATCCGTATGGCGTGGCATTCGGCGGGAACGTACCGCATCGGTGACGGCCGCGGCGGCGCTTCGACCGGCACGCAGCGCTTTGCGCCGTTAAACAGCTGGCCGGATAACGCCAACTTGGACAAAGCGCGCCGGTTGCTTTGGCCGATCAAGAAAAAATACGGGAACAAAATTTCCTGGGCTGACCTGATGGTGCTCGCCGGCAATGTCGCGATCGAATCGATGGGCGGCAAAACGGTCGGCTTTGGCGGCGGCCGGGAAGATGTATGGCATCCGGAAGAAGACATTTACTGGGGTGCGGAAAAAGAATGGCTCGCTTCTGAACGCTACAGCGGGGATCGCGAACTTGAAAATCCGCTCGCCGCTGTGCAGATGGGGCTCATTTACGTCAACCCGGAAGGCCCTGACGGCAAGCCGGATCCGAAAGCAGCAGCCCGTGACATCCGCGAAACATTCCGCCGCATGGGAATGACCGACGAAGAAACCGTCGCCTTGATCGCCGGCGGCCACACGTTCGGCAAAGCGCACGGCGCAGGTCCGGCCTCGCACGTCGGCCCGGAACCGGAAGCCGCCCCGATTGAAGCGCAAGGGCTCGGTTGGATCAGCTCATACGGAAAAGGAAAAGGCCGCGACACGATCACGAGCGGCATTGAAGGCGCGTGGACGCCAACACCGACCCAATGGGATATGTCGTATTTCGACATGCTGTTTGGCTATGACTGGTGGCTGACGAAAAGCCCAGCCGGAGCATGGCAATGGATGGCGGTTGATCCGGATGAAAAAGATCTCGCACCGGATGTGGAAGATCCGTCGAAAAAAGTCCCGACGATGATGATGACGACCGACTTGGCGCTTCGCTTTGATCCGGAATTCGAAAAAATCGCCCGCCGCTTCCATGAAAACCCGGATGAATTCGCCGATGCATTCGCCCGCGCCTGGTTCAAGCTGACCCATCGCGATATGGGGCCGAAAACGAGATACTTAGGTCCGGAAGTGCCGAAAGAAGATTTCATCTGGCAAGACCCGATTCCGACGGTCGACTATGAATTGACCGATGCGGAAATCGAGGAAATCAAAGCGAAAATTTTGAACTCGGGCCTGACCGTCAGCGAACTCGTCAAGACGGCATGGGCGGCAGCCAGCACGTTCCGCAACTCCGATAAGCGCGGCGGAGCCAACGGCGCCCGCATCCGCCTTGCCCCGCAAAAAGACTGGGAAGTGAACGAACCGGAGCGGCTTGCCAAAGTATTGGCCGTGTATGAAGACATCCAGCGCGAACTGCCGAAAAACGTCAGCATCGCCGACCTCATCGTGCTAGGCGGCAGCGCCGCGGTCGAAAAAGCGGCCCGCGACGCCGGGTTTGATGTCAAAGTGCCGTTTATCCCGGGGCGGGGCGATGCGACGCAAGAACAAACCGATGTCGACAGCTTCGCAGTGCTCGAGCCGTTCGCCGACGGCTTCCGCAACTATCAAAAACAAGCGTACAGCGTTCCGCCGGAAGAGCTGCTTGTTGACAAAGCCCAGCTGCTCGGATTGACCGCACCCGAGATGACCGTTCTCATCGGCGGTTTGCGGGTGTTGGGCGCGAACTATCGCGATCTGCCGCACGGCGTCTTTACCGACCGCATCGGGGTGCTGACGAATGACTTCTTTGTCAACTTGGTTGACATGAACTACGAATGGGTGCCGACCGAAGGCGGCATTTATGAAATCCGCGACCGGCAAACAGGCGAAGTGCGGTGGACGGCCACCCGGGTCGACCTCATTTTCGGCGCCAACTCGATCCTTCGTTCGTACGCGGAACTTTACGCCCAAGACGACAACCAAGAGAAATTCGTCCGCGACTTTATCAACGCATGGGTGAAAGTGATGAACGCCGACCGCTTTGACATTCATTTGAAACAAGCCAAAGAGTCGGTCACCATTTGA
- a CDS encoding DUF3800 domain-containing protein produces MQYLIYFDESNKLDQFNADYSYYGAYGGTDAAMARVVKQVRNIFKQCNSFSELHFREYTKDNLVKKYFQTLHTVINENVQINILTVNNRDALYAAQKIGLTATELRNLFYIKIPERLFYGMTRDLSSQESGTIKVKIKVDQNDEYDKLFLETKIIEQMNAHSAYRNKNYRVVNVLSQNSVKSIPLQIVDTFMGMVIFLLEQNYLESSNTAKIKSDLIYRFLIEGNNLMKFQQQIKLYKWTGHEELTFVNISDYVSPFMAYKAAYDSQEIIRIQKIMVENPAMPLKELRLKAGYPNTMKNTLIGYKDQIEGRGRNYSIL; encoded by the coding sequence ATGCAATACTTAATCTATTTTGATGAGAGCAATAAGCTCGACCAGTTTAACGCTGACTATTCTTACTATGGAGCTTACGGAGGAACCGATGCCGCAATGGCAAGGGTTGTTAAGCAAGTTCGAAACATCTTTAAACAGTGTAATTCTTTTAGTGAACTTCATTTTCGAGAGTATACGAAAGACAACCTTGTCAAGAAATATTTTCAAACTCTTCATACGGTTATTAATGAGAATGTACAGATTAATATTTTAACCGTTAATAATAGGGATGCTTTGTATGCGGCACAGAAAATCGGATTAACGGCGACTGAACTAAGAAACTTATTCTATATCAAAATACCGGAAAGATTATTTTATGGAATGACTCGGGATTTATCAAGTCAAGAATCTGGAACGATTAAGGTGAAGATTAAGGTAGACCAGAATGATGAGTATGATAAGCTTTTTCTTGAAACGAAAATCATTGAACAGATGAATGCACATTCGGCTTATCGCAATAAAAATTACCGCGTTGTTAATGTCCTTTCTCAAAACTCTGTTAAATCAATACCTTTGCAAATAGTGGATACATTTATGGGGATGGTTATATTTTTGTTGGAACAAAATTATCTTGAATCGTCCAATACTGCCAAGATAAAAAGTGATTTAATATACCGGTTTCTTATTGAAGGAAATAACTTAATGAAGTTTCAACAGCAAATCAAACTATATAAATGGACGGGACACGAAGAACTCACCTTTGTCAATATCAGCGACTATGTCTCACCTTTTATGGCTTATAAAGCAGCATATGATTCACAAGAAATAATACGAATTCAAAAGATCATGGTTGAGAATCCAGCGATGCCTCTAAAAGAGCTTAGACTCAAGGCAGGCTATCCGAATACCATGAAGAACACACTGATCGGATACAAGGATCAGATTGAAGGGCGGGGCAGGAATTATTCTATTTTATGA
- a CDS encoding NUDIX hydrolase: MRIRKCARAVIINERNEILLQKFEFRDVAGNKVLWVTPGGGIEENETPVEALKRELYEELGIVVDVLDEPIFQLDVWIEGKHGSFISREIYYQITIQSDTALSTEQMTRNEKDTLKGLKWWSKDELQKIDDFAPREILNYI, from the coding sequence ATGAGGATACGCAAATGTGCTAGAGCAGTGATCATCAATGAGCGAAACGAAATTCTTCTTCAGAAATTTGAATTTCGGGACGTGGCAGGAAATAAAGTGTTATGGGTTACTCCAGGAGGGGGTATAGAAGAAAACGAGACCCCGGTCGAAGCCCTAAAAAGAGAATTATACGAAGAGCTAGGCATAGTGGTTGATGTTCTCGACGAGCCCATATTCCAACTGGATGTATGGATTGAAGGAAAACATGGTTCTTTTATTAGCCGGGAGATTTATTATCAAATCACGATCCAATCCGATACCGCATTGTCTACTGAACAGATGACAAGAAACGAAAAAGATACACTGAAAGGGCTCAAATGGTGGAGCAAAGACGAATTGCAGAAAATCGACGACTTTGCGCCGCGTGAAATATTGAATTACATATAG
- a CDS encoding IS1634 family transposase — protein MDVRIRAIYESSYLNIISTIFKDLGLPQLMDRLVPVDPQCQTRASDVVGLLLLDILSGRQALVHLERWAHDIDLPKLIRPGLDPSWFNDDAIARHLDRLYEANIHQVLSSCLVQIDKKESLPLRVFHADTTGKTVYGAYESPSSEGVAITYGYNRHHRWQKQIGFGLIGNEDGIPFYGDVHDGNMPDKTWNPEVLSRVHEQLKQAKIEDEWMYVADSAAMTKDTLAQTKAANAFLITRGPSSLRIVKAALAEADVQPDPAWSDSFSLAEKNGAVYQVWETVGTYEGHPVRLIVVESSALDQRKGKTLEKERVKEAELLREEQVRWERHPFSCREDAEQALASLKAFLRPRFHRVEAAVEEIVRPKKRRGRPKKGVEPEVETLYLLRLDVEFDQQAWEQARRKASRFVLVTTVPKEWKGQTMDAREILKLYKGQISVEMNFSFLKDPFFTDEIYVKKPERVAVLGYLFLLALAIYRVFQRRVRPFITPERPLKGAGGRKLTRPTGQAIFQLFEYVKVVLLKLPDGRIQRALGKPLTYEQRRILQGLGMDESIYV, from the coding sequence ATGGACGTTCGAATTCGGGCGATTTATGAAAGTTCCTATTTGAATATAATAAGTACCATTTTCAAAGATCTTGGCCTCCCTCAGCTGATGGACCGGCTGGTTCCGGTGGATCCTCAATGCCAAACCCGAGCCAGTGATGTGGTCGGGCTGCTTCTCTTGGATATCTTGAGCGGCCGGCAAGCCCTCGTTCATTTGGAACGGTGGGCGCATGACATCGACTTGCCCAAGCTGATCCGGCCAGGATTGGATCCGTCTTGGTTCAACGACGATGCCATTGCTCGCCATTTGGACCGGCTGTATGAGGCCAATATCCATCAAGTCCTGTCGTCTTGCCTCGTGCAAATTGACAAGAAAGAAAGCCTCCCTCTCCGTGTCTTTCACGCGGATACGACAGGCAAGACCGTTTACGGCGCGTACGAGTCCCCTTCGTCAGAGGGGGTGGCGATTACGTATGGCTACAATCGGCATCATCGCTGGCAAAAACAGATTGGTTTTGGGCTGATCGGCAATGAAGACGGCATTCCGTTTTACGGCGATGTGCACGACGGCAACATGCCTGACAAAACGTGGAATCCCGAGGTGCTGTCCCGTGTCCATGAACAGCTCAAACAAGCCAAGATCGAAGACGAATGGATGTATGTGGCGGATTCCGCCGCGATGACGAAAGACACCTTGGCGCAGACGAAAGCCGCCAATGCCTTTTTGATCACCAGAGGCCCTTCATCGCTCCGAATCGTCAAAGCCGCTCTGGCGGAAGCGGATGTCCAACCCGATCCAGCGTGGAGCGACTCCTTTTCGTTGGCCGAGAAAAACGGCGCCGTGTATCAGGTATGGGAAACGGTGGGAACGTATGAAGGCCACCCCGTTCGGCTGATCGTCGTCGAATCGAGCGCGCTCGACCAGCGCAAAGGAAAAACACTCGAAAAAGAGCGGGTCAAAGAAGCGGAGCTTCTTCGAGAGGAACAAGTCCGTTGGGAGCGCCACCCCTTCTCCTGCCGCGAAGACGCCGAACAAGCCTTGGCGTCCCTCAAGGCGTTCCTTCGCCCCCGGTTTCATCGGGTGGAGGCCGCGGTCGAAGAGATCGTGCGCCCGAAAAAACGGCGCGGCCGGCCGAAAAAAGGGGTGGAACCCGAGGTGGAGACGCTGTATCTTTTGCGCCTGGACGTCGAATTCGACCAACAGGCATGGGAACAGGCAAGACGGAAAGCGTCCCGGTTTGTCCTCGTCACGACCGTTCCGAAGGAATGGAAAGGCCAAACGATGGATGCTCGAGAAATCTTGAAGTTGTATAAAGGGCAAATCTCGGTGGAAATGAACTTCTCCTTTCTCAAAGATCCGTTCTTCACTGACGAGATTTACGTCAAAAAGCCAGAACGGGTGGCGGTGTTGGGCTATTTATTTCTCTTGGCCTTGGCGATTTACCGTGTCTTTCAGCGCCGCGTGCGTCCGTTCATCACACCGGAACGCCCGTTAAAGGGCGCCGGAGGCCGCAAGCTGACCCGGCCGACCGGGCAAGCGATTTTTCAGTTGTTTGAGTATGTGAAAGTCGTCCTCCTCAAGCTGCCGGATGGACGCATCCAACGCGCGCTAGGAAAACCGCTCACCTACGAGCAGCGAAGGATTCTGCAAGGGTTGGGAATGGATGAGAGCATTTACGTGTAA
- a CDS encoding IS701 family transposase yields MNRFAHHQGIHKFFTTLGLALYFSKPVMKHLVHIVDAMITKGFSGTLTDLHHGSFHPNHRTTLSHFFTKSPWEEETLLRKLQQWILRRVERIAKQENHPLFVSIDDTICQKTKPSSRATHAIQGCDWHYSHSEKKSIWGHSLVWLMVHTMTQAFPFAFRLYDKTAGKSKGELAIEMLSSLDVRRPVYVLMDSWHPSKALVEACLKKGFHVIAMLKTNRILDPNGIAVQAKQLARSIEPDDTHLVTVGEERYRVYRCEGALNGLDHAVVLLAWKADQPMTPEHLHCILSTDRELSDEEILRCYAQRWSIECFFHQAKDQLKLDGCRVRQVRAMKRYWILVQLSYVYSLFESNRDVSDGLDLLRKRKGHHLVEFIYCAAKQNIPIDVVKKQLHVA; encoded by the coding sequence ATGAATAGATTCGCACATCATCAAGGAATTCACAAGTTTTTCACGACGCTGGGGTTGGCGCTTTATTTTTCAAAACCTGTGATGAAGCATCTCGTTCATATCGTCGATGCGATGATCACAAAAGGCTTTTCGGGAACGTTGACCGATCTTCATCATGGGAGCTTTCATCCGAACCATCGCACGACACTGAGCCATTTTTTCACGAAAAGTCCTTGGGAGGAAGAAACGCTGCTTCGCAAACTCCAGCAGTGGATCCTTCGTCGTGTCGAACGCATCGCCAAACAGGAGAATCACCCCTTGTTTGTTTCGATCGATGATACGATTTGCCAAAAAACCAAGCCTTCGTCACGGGCAACACACGCTATTCAGGGATGTGATTGGCATTATTCTCACTCAGAGAAAAAATCGATTTGGGGACATTCTCTTGTTTGGCTCATGGTTCATACGATGACCCAGGCGTTTCCCTTTGCCTTTCGTCTCTACGACAAGACGGCGGGGAAAAGCAAAGGGGAACTCGCGATTGAGATGCTTTCTTCGTTGGATGTACGCCGTCCCGTTTATGTGCTGATGGATTCATGGCATCCATCGAAAGCACTCGTGGAAGCCTGTCTGAAAAAAGGATTTCACGTCATCGCGATGCTCAAGACGAACCGGATTCTTGATCCGAACGGCATCGCCGTCCAAGCGAAGCAGTTGGCCCGCTCTATCGAACCAGACGACACTCACCTCGTCACGGTGGGAGAAGAGCGCTATCGCGTCTATCGTTGCGAAGGAGCGCTCAACGGCCTCGACCATGCGGTGGTGCTGCTCGCTTGGAAAGCCGATCAACCGATGACACCCGAACATCTTCACTGCATCTTGAGCACCGACCGGGAGCTAAGCGATGAAGAGATCTTGCGCTGCTATGCCCAGCGTTGGTCGATCGAATGCTTTTTTCATCAAGCGAAAGACCAGCTGAAACTCGATGGGTGCCGTGTTCGTCAGGTTCGAGCGATGAAACGGTATTGGATTTTGGTGCAACTCTCTTATGTGTACAGCCTATTCGAGTCGAACCGCGATGTTTCGGATGGGCTCGATCTCCTGCGCAAGCGAAAAGGACATCACCTCGTGGAGTTCATTTATTGTGCAGCAAAACAAAATATTCCCATTGATGTTGTCAAAAAACAGCTCCATGTGGCATAA
- a CDS encoding Piwi domain-containing protein yields the protein MNHYYFSECKANEKASDIAIHLYTIPLSNPHEKYSYAHSIAYELRKLNSYITVTAHGQYIASFEEICHWRDHRYIQHEYRPIQCSLPMERTILERLLKKELENRCKSSYKMDNDLFRLANGQSMHVGEISVHPAIYISFSVEENGDIFVGFDYQHRFEYRKTLQDVINNDPSILKEGMEVVDPFNRRAYYYTFVGMADYTAGQKSPFLQQSVIDYYLEKNELWKLKGVHEKTPVVHVKNRDGHLLPYLPHLLKLTCSYEQLPPSMTKKVNRLIKLSPHEKMFKLYTEAFRLLSQQQVLTFQKENVRAVNLGYDVNELDSPIMEFGQGYKTNEIYRGLKQSGVYEPSNVTVSYFVDPQLNYDPQKRKEVGCFVKKLESMSEALGVKLNVSDQPRQLYGQLPKDFLKQDNLSYHLKSITDQFRGTVVVVIGTEENIDRAYVTIKKEFGGKEDLMTQFVGFTSSLVTENNIFHYYNILLGIYAKAGVQPWILASPMHSDCFIGLDVSHEYGKHASGIIQVIGRDGKIIKQKLVATAEAGEIIANSTMEEIVNESIYSYEQTYGAKPRHITFHRDGICREDLDFLQAYLRSFQIPFDFVEIIKKPRRRMAIYSNKKWVTKQGIYYSKGNTAYLCATDPRESVGMAQLVKIVQKTNSLSVHEIVSDVYKLSFMHIHSMLKTRLPITIHYADLSSTFHNRGLIHPRSQYERALPFV from the coding sequence GTGAACCACTATTATTTTTCTGAATGTAAGGCGAATGAAAAAGCGTCTGATATTGCCATTCATCTTTATACGATTCCTTTATCTAATCCGCACGAAAAATATTCTTATGCCCACTCGATTGCTTATGAACTGAGAAAGCTAAATTCGTACATAACGGTGACGGCGCATGGACAGTATATAGCGTCGTTTGAAGAGATTTGTCATTGGAGAGATCATCGTTATATTCAGCACGAATATCGGCCCATTCAATGTTCTTTGCCTATGGAAAGAACAATTTTGGAAAGATTATTAAAGAAAGAATTAGAGAATCGTTGTAAGAGCAGCTATAAGATGGATAACGACTTATTCCGTTTAGCCAATGGACAGTCTATGCATGTCGGCGAAATTAGCGTTCATCCGGCGATCTATATTTCCTTTTCAGTCGAAGAAAATGGAGATATTTTCGTTGGTTTTGATTATCAGCACCGTTTTGAATATCGAAAAACATTGCAAGATGTGATCAATAATGATCCATCGATTCTTAAAGAAGGAATGGAGGTTGTCGATCCATTTAATAGACGAGCATACTATTACACTTTTGTAGGGATGGCTGACTATACAGCCGGGCAAAAAAGTCCGTTTTTACAACAAAGTGTCATTGATTATTACTTAGAAAAAAATGAACTGTGGAAGCTAAAAGGGGTTCATGAAAAAACACCGGTCGTACATGTAAAAAACAGAGACGGTCATCTTCTTCCATATTTGCCCCATTTGCTAAAATTAACTTGTTCATACGAGCAATTGCCGCCATCGATGACGAAGAAAGTGAATCGCCTGATTAAGCTGTCACCGCATGAAAAAATGTTTAAGCTTTATACAGAAGCGTTCCGCTTGCTTAGTCAACAGCAAGTGTTGACGTTCCAAAAAGAAAATGTACGGGCGGTTAACCTAGGCTATGATGTTAATGAGCTTGATTCCCCGATAATGGAGTTTGGACAAGGATATAAAACAAATGAGATTTATAGGGGGCTTAAGCAGTCGGGAGTGTATGAACCGAGCAATGTAACCGTCAGCTATTTCGTCGATCCACAGCTGAACTATGACCCACAAAAGCGAAAAGAAGTAGGGTGTTTTGTAAAAAAGCTAGAATCAATGTCTGAAGCACTTGGAGTAAAGCTTAATGTTTCTGATCAGCCGCGTCAACTATACGGTCAATTGCCTAAAGACTTTTTGAAACAAGATAACCTGTCGTATCATTTGAAATCCATTACTGACCAGTTCCGCGGAACGGTCGTCGTGGTTATTGGAACAGAAGAAAATATTGATCGCGCCTACGTTACGATTAAAAAAGAATTTGGCGGAAAAGAAGACTTAATGACGCAATTTGTTGGATTCACTTCTTCTTTAGTTACGGAAAATAATATCTTTCACTACTATAATATTTTGCTAGGGATTTATGCCAAGGCAGGAGTTCAGCCTTGGATCTTGGCCAGCCCGATGCATTCAGATTGCTTCATTGGCTTGGATGTCAGCCATGAGTACGGAAAGCACGCCTCTGGGATCATTCAGGTGATTGGACGCGATGGAAAAATCATTAAACAGAAATTAGTTGCCACGGCGGAAGCAGGGGAAATAATCGCTAATTCCACAATGGAAGAGATTGTGAATGAAAGCATATACAGCTACGAACAAACCTATGGAGCAAAGCCGCGGCATATTACTTTTCACCGCGATGGTATTTGTCGGGAGGATCTAGATTTTTTGCAAGCTTATTTGCGATCATTTCAAATTCCTTTTGATTTTGTAGAAATCATAAAAAAACCGCGAAGAAGAATGGCTATTTATTCAAATAAAAAATGGGTGACAAAGCAAGGAATATACTATTCAAAAGGAAACACGGCGTATTTATGTGCGACAGATCCGAGAGAGTCTGTAGGCATGGCTCAACTTGTAAAAATTGTTCAAAAAACGAATAGTCTGTCGGTTCATGAGATTGTTTCTGATGTATATAAGCTATCGTTTATGCATATTCATTCCATGTTGAAGACACGTTTGCCGATAACGATTCATTACGCCGATTTGAGCTCTACTTTCCATAACCGCGGGCTGATTCATCCGCGTTCGCAGTATGAAAGGGCATTGCCGTTTGTGTGA
- a CDS encoding IS982-like element ISGth1 family transposase encodes MQEHFHFTTDRAKLQKQYVSILCFVSAQLSSIQIHLQRRNLHLLKQKDEVIIAVHVLGKLLGFTSERAWHRFVIGNLFSKDLFPERSRYNRRCRALGFAIKWMRHQLAKRGQHHAYAVVDSLPIELCHSSRMYRAKRFRGIADIGYCASKKIAFYGLKLHLQVTDQGLPMGYVVTEASCHDRVAAETVMTQIPHPYNLGDKGYISQKLQKKLYEEHRVAFWTPVRKNQRILQSDAWKQWMKRKRKVIETVFSILVDSYRITEIRANSVSGFETALDGILLAYSLVVLRLVEC; translated from the coding sequence ATGCAAGAGCACTTTCATTTTACAACAGATCGAGCCAAACTTCAAAAACAATATGTATCGATTTTGTGTTTTGTATCAGCTCAACTATCGAGTATCCAGATTCATCTTCAACGTCGAAATCTTCATTTGTTGAAACAGAAGGACGAGGTCATCATCGCCGTCCATGTCCTTGGAAAGTTGTTAGGCTTCACTTCCGAACGGGCTTGGCACCGGTTTGTGATCGGGAATTTGTTTTCCAAGGACTTGTTCCCTGAACGTTCTCGATACAACCGTCGCTGCCGAGCGCTTGGCTTTGCGATCAAGTGGATGCGGCACCAGCTGGCCAAGCGTGGACAACACCATGCGTATGCGGTCGTGGACAGTTTGCCGATCGAGCTGTGTCATTCATCCCGAATGTATCGCGCCAAACGGTTTCGTGGAATTGCGGATATTGGCTATTGTGCTTCGAAAAAGATCGCTTTCTATGGGTTGAAACTTCATCTGCAGGTCACCGACCAAGGGCTTCCGATGGGATATGTCGTCACTGAAGCGTCTTGTCACGATCGGGTGGCCGCTGAAACCGTCATGACGCAAATTCCACATCCATATAACCTAGGTGACAAAGGGTATATCAGCCAAAAACTGCAAAAGAAGCTGTACGAAGAGCATCGAGTCGCTTTTTGGACGCCCGTTCGAAAAAATCAGCGAATTCTCCAATCCGACGCATGGAAACAGTGGATGAAACGAAAACGCAAAGTGATTGAAACCGTGTTTTCGATTTTAGTCGATTCGTATCGGATCACCGAGATTCGAGCGAACTCGGTTTCTGGATTTGAAACGGCACTGGATGGTATTTTACTGGCTTACTCGCTTGTTGTTCTTAGGCTAGTTGAGTGTTAA